Within the Polaribacter pectinis genome, the region TTTAATATGTTGCCAATGAATACTAAAGACAAAGGTGCAGTAAAACAAATCATTTTCTATACAGTAATAATGATTTTAGTTTCTGTAGTACCTGTTTTAAAAGTTTCAGGAGCATTTTATATTTATCCTTTAACTGCAGTAATTATTGCGCTTTTGGGAGGTGTAATGTTGTTTTATGGAATAAAATTACATAAAAGCGAAGAAAACACAGATGCAAGAAAATTAATGTTGTCAAGTGTTTTATATATTACAGTTGTGCAAATTATATATGTAGTAGATAAATTTTTACATTAAAAATGATAGACGAACAAACATTACAAGGAGAATTAACTACTGCTAAAAAGAAATCTGCAAAACCAATGCTATGGGTTTCTATGATTAGTATGGTTATGTTTTTTGCAGGATTAACAAGTGCTTACGTAATTAGTATGAAAAGAGACGATTGGGTTTCTTTCGATTTACCAGACGCTTTTTTTACAAGCACCATATTAATTGTTGCAAGTAGTATTACCTTATTTTTATCGCAAAGATTCCTAAAACAAAATAAAAGACAATTGTCTTTAATATTAGTTGTTATAACTTTAATTTTAGGAATTGGTTTTGTGTGGCTACAATATGTAGGCTTTAATCAATTAAAGAGTGTTGGGTTATTTTTTACTGGACCAGAAAGTACAGTATCAACTTCTTTTATAATTGGTATTACATTTATGCATGTTATACACTTGTTAGCAGGTTTAATTGTGCTACTTGTTGTTATTTATAATCATTTTAAATACAAATATAAATCAGATGATATGCTTGGGTTTGAACTAGGTGCAATCTTCTGGCATTTTGTAGATATACTATGGATTTATCTATTTTTCTTTTTCTATTTTATCAAGTGATAGAAAATAGTTATTTTTGGCAAACTAATTAAGAATTAATTAACAGAGAATATATATGGAAGCAAATATTGCTGTACCTTCAGACGGAAAAAACACTTGGAACGGTGGTGGAGTACAACCATTTGGCGCAAGTTATGGTAAAATGATGATGTGGTTTTTTATCGTTTCTGATGCATTAACCTTTTCGGGGTTTTTGGCAGCTTACGGTTTAACACGTTTTAAATTTATAGATTCATGGCCAATTGCGGATGAAGTTTTTACTCACATTCCTTTTTTTCATGGAAGTTACCCAATGATTTATGTTGCATTTATGACTTTTGTCTTAATTGCATCTTCAGTAACAATGGTTTTAGCAGTAGATGCTGGGCACCACATGAATAAAAAGAAAGTAACTTTTTACATGTTCTTAACTATTATTGGAGGTATTATATTTATCGGTTCTCAAGCTTGGGAATGGAATACCTTTATTAAAGGTTCTTATGGAGCAGTTAAAACTACAGATGGTAAAGTTTTACAGTTTGTAAAAGATGGGCATCAGATTGCATTATCAGATTTTGTAGTAGGAGATAGAACAGATGGTAGAGTAGAACATACTAGAAAAAACGGGTTATGGTTCGAAAAAGAAGCAACTATTTCTACATATTCTATAGACCAAGTAATTAATGCTTACAATGCAAATCCAGATATTTTAGTAAAATCAGAATTAATAAATGCTGATGAGAAAAGCAAAGTAATTCTATCTAGAGAAGAAGGAGCAGCACAATTAGCAAAAACTAAAATGGTTGTAGAAGGAGCAAACCTAAAAGTAAATGAATACGGAAATACCATTTTTGCAGATTTCTTTTTCTTTATTACAGGTTTCCACGGTTTCCACGTACTTTCAGGAATCATCATAAACATCATTATCTTTTTTAATGTTATTCTTGGTACTTATGAAAGAAGAGGGCATTATGAAATGGTAGAAAAAGTAGGATTATATTGGCACTTTGTAGATTTAGTTTGGGTATTTGTATTTACCTTCTTCTACCTTGTTTAATTTATAAAATAGCATTAAGAAATGGCACACGCACACGAATCGAATTTAAAAAGAATCTGGGTAGTTTTCGGAATTTTATCTGTAATTACTATCGTAGAAGTTATATTAGGTATATATAAACCAGCAGGATTACACCTTACAAGTTTTTTAGGTACAAGCCCATTAAACTGGTTGTTTATCATTTTAACATTAGTTAAAGCATATTATATTACTTGGGCATTTATGCACATGGAAGGAGAAAAAAAATGGTTTAGAAGATCTGTTGTTTGGACAGCAGTTTTTCTAATATGTTATTTAGTAACATTACTCTTAATAGAAGGAGATTACCTATATAGCACACTAGGGCCACTTGTAAAATGGTAATTTAAAAAAAATAATAATTAGGTGGTTTTAACCACCTTTTTTTTGCGCTGAACTTAATATTCAGCTTCTTAAAAATAAGATAATCATGAAACTAACAAAAAAGAGAATTGTTTTATTCTTACTTTTTATTTTTCCTTTAATATGTTTTTTAATATTATCTACAGGTAAGAATAACTTTACTAAACTGCCTATTGTTACAGAAAATATATTAGATGCTTCTACAATAGATGCCAACACAACATTTAAAGAAAACATTACTATAGTTTGTTTTATTGGTAATAATATAGAAAATAGCAAAGGAGGTTTTTTTAATTTGAATGAGAAAGTTTATAAAAAATTTATTGAATACAAAAAGTTTCAAATTATTGCAATTTATCCTGAAGGAATGGAAGATGATGCAAAAAGGTTAAAAAAAGAAATAGGTGCATTTACAGATATGGTAAAATGGAAGTTTATTTCTGGTTCAAACCAAGCAATAAGCAATTTATATAAGAGTTTTAATACAAATGATTCTTTAAGTAATATGTATTCTTCAAAAGCGTTTTTGGTTGATAAAAACGGAAATTTAAGAGGAAGAATAGCAGACGAAGATTACAAAGATGGAATGCTTTACGGTTACAATATGCAATCTGTTTCAGAATTAAATGCAAAATTAAAAGACGATGTTAAAGTACTTTATTATGAGTATTATGCAGCATTTAAAGATAAAAATAAAAATAAGGCAGATAGAAAAGAAGTAGGGTTATGAGTAAAAAATATTCTTATGTAGGTGTTTCTTTCATTATACTTTTATTTGGTATTTATGTTGTTAGAAATTTAGGTAATAGAGTAAATAAAAAAGATACTTTATATACCTTTAATAAGGTGCCAGATTTTGAATTCATAAATCAAAAAGGAAAAAAGATTACGAATAATACATATGATGATAAA harbors:
- a CDS encoding cytochrome c oxidase subunit 3, which encodes MIDEQTLQGELTTAKKKSAKPMLWVSMISMVMFFAGLTSAYVISMKRDDWVSFDLPDAFFTSTILIVASSITLFLSQRFLKQNKRQLSLILVVITLILGIGFVWLQYVGFNQLKSVGLFFTGPESTVSTSFIIGITFMHVIHLLAGLIVLLVVIYNHFKYKYKSDDMLGFELGAIFWHFVDILWIYLFFFFYFIK
- a CDS encoding cytochrome c oxidase subunit 3 encodes the protein MEANIAVPSDGKNTWNGGGVQPFGASYGKMMMWFFIVSDALTFSGFLAAYGLTRFKFIDSWPIADEVFTHIPFFHGSYPMIYVAFMTFVLIASSVTMVLAVDAGHHMNKKKVTFYMFLTIIGGIIFIGSQAWEWNTFIKGSYGAVKTTDGKVLQFVKDGHQIALSDFVVGDRTDGRVEHTRKNGLWFEKEATISTYSIDQVINAYNANPDILVKSELINADEKSKVILSREEGAAQLAKTKMVVEGANLKVNEYGNTIFADFFFFITGFHGFHVLSGIIINIIIFFNVILGTYERRGHYEMVEKVGLYWHFVDLVWVFVFTFFYLV
- a CDS encoding cytochrome C oxidase subunit IV family protein, whose amino-acid sequence is MAHAHESNLKRIWVVFGILSVITIVEVILGIYKPAGLHLTSFLGTSPLNWLFIILTLVKAYYITWAFMHMEGEKKWFRRSVVWTAVFLICYLVTLLLIEGDYLYSTLGPLVKW